Part of the Kamptonema formosum PCC 6407 genome, TACAATTGCTCTAGCTGGAGGGAGTACGCCTAAGCCCGTCTACGAAGCGATCGCAGCTTGTGACTTACCTTGGGATCGAATTCACGTATTTTGGGGTGACGAACGCTACGTACCGCCAGAACACCCAGATAGCAATCAGCGGATGGCTCGTCAGGCTTGGCTGGACAAAGTGAAAATTCCCGCAGCAAACATTCACCCGATGCCCACCACTGCTGGCGATCCTGTAAAAGATGCCCTTACTCACGAAACTCAGCTACAGGAATTCTTTAAAGTATCGGCTCTTGAGTTTCCAACTTTCGATATCATTTTGCTAGGAATTGGGGATGATGCTCACACAGCATCGCTGTTTCCGGGAACAGAGGCCTTGCAAGTGCGCGATCGCCTGATTACAGTAGGTAACAAAGACGGTCAACCCCGGATCACATTTACAGTACCCTTAATTAATCACGCCCGCAGCGTCATCTTCATCATCGCCGGGGCTAGTAAAAAACCAGCTCTCGCGCAAATTTTTGCCCCTTCAGGTGACGACATTACCTACCCCGCCCGACTTATCCAACCAGAAGGCGAACTTTGGTGGCTATTAGATGCAACGGCGGGTGAAGACCTACAGTCGCAAAAGGCATGACAATTGTTAAGATATGACCGTCTACTTGTCTGTTCTGACAGCGGCGGTTCTCTAAGACACAGCCGGTAAAGGAGAAATCAATGATTGTCTGTCCTAATTGCAATCACCAAAACCCTGATGGAGCCAACCAGTGCGAGGCTTGCTACACGCCTTTACCCGCGACTGCCAGTTGTCCCAACTGCGGCGCGGCTGTTCAGGCTGATGCTACTTTCTGCGGACAGTGCGGCTTTAACCTGCATCCAAGTTCTTCAACCCACGAGGCTGAGACAGCAGTTGCAGGTGCCTCAACTATTCCGCCAACAGTTGTATCTCCGGCTGTGCCTAATTTAGTGTCACCAGATCCGTTGATTGAACCTGAACCTTCAGTAACAATGGCGGTAGCATCGCCCAATCTGGAAAAATCCAGTGCTAACAGTGCTGTAACTGCTGCCCCTGCACCGATTGAGGTTCCAGTTGCACAGCCAGGTGCTCAAGTTTCAGCTCAAAGCTCTCCCCCTGCGGCAATGCCTGTAGGAGGAGCCGCGAGAACTCAACTGCAACAGCAAGCGGCGCGGCTGGTACACATCCAAAGTAATACTGCGGTTGAATTACCGGCAAACTTATCGGTAATTCACATCGGCAAACCAAATGACCTTGTGCCGCCAGACGTTGATGTTTCAGGATTTCCTAATTCTGAAGTGGTTTCTCGCACCCACGCGGATATCCGAGTGGAAGGAGATGCTTATTACATCGAAGATGTCGGCAGTTCCAACGGCACTTACATTAACAATACTCCCCTGTCTAAGGGAAATCGCCATCGGTTGCGGCCTGGCGATCGCATCTCTCTAGGCAAAGGAGACATGGTTTCATTTTTATTTCAACTCTCTTAGAGCAATTTTGGATTTGAGAGTTCAAATCTCAAATCTCAAATTGCTACTTGGGGCTCCCTACCAACACTCTAAGTTGCCAATGTGATTAAGCTCACTCTGCTACATCCATTGCAGTCTATACCCGTCCGAAGCTGGGCCTTTGAAGACGAATTGGTCGTTCGGATTGGTCGCTCTACTGATAACCACGTCGTTCTTTATAGCGCTGTCGTCTCCCGCCGCCACGTCGAGTTGCGGCGTACCGGTGTGAATTGGGAAGTGATTAATTTGGGTACGAATGGTACTTACCTGGATGGCAAACCCATAACTCAGGTTCCGGTTGTGGACGGTTTGATCATTCATTTGGCTCGCTCTGGCCCGAAGATTCAAATTCACTTGG contains:
- a CDS encoding FHA domain-containing protein translates to MIVCPNCNHQNPDGANQCEACYTPLPATASCPNCGAAVQADATFCGQCGFNLHPSSSTHEAETAVAGASTIPPTVVSPAVPNLVSPDPLIEPEPSVTMAVASPNLEKSSANSAVTAAPAPIEVPVAQPGAQVSAQSSPPAAMPVGGAARTQLQQQAARLVHIQSNTAVELPANLSVIHIGKPNDLVPPDVDVSGFPNSEVVSRTHADIRVEGDAYYIEDVGSSNGTYINNTPLSKGNRHRLRPGDRISLGKGDMVSFLFQLS
- the pgl gene encoding 6-phosphogluconolactonase, encoding MKKIVEVVADREALTQRSLEVIRSQMQAAIAERGICTIALAGGSTPKPVYEAIAACDLPWDRIHVFWGDERYVPPEHPDSNQRMARQAWLDKVKIPAANIHPMPTTAGDPVKDALTHETQLQEFFKVSALEFPTFDIILLGIGDDAHTASLFPGTEALQVRDRLITVGNKDGQPRITFTVPLINHARSVIFIIAGASKKPALAQIFAPSGDDITYPARLIQPEGELWWLLDATAGEDLQSQKA
- a CDS encoding FHA domain-containing protein, whose product is MIKLTLLHPLQSIPVRSWAFEDELVVRIGRSTDNHVVLYSAVVSRRHVELRRTGVNWEVINLGTNGTYLDGKPITQVPVVDGLIIHLARSGPKIQIHLEKQEPKPHSGRVAVKPRDTKAVNDREALVQISVISVGDYPHRGPSKEEDLTEGDCKRDKS